From Equus przewalskii isolate Varuska chromosome 17, EquPr2, whole genome shotgun sequence, the proteins below share one genomic window:
- the NXPH2 gene encoding neurexophilin-2, with amino-acid sequence MRLRPLPLVVVPGLLQLLFCDSKRVVHATEGLDWEDKDAPGTLVGNVVHSRIINPLRLFVKQSPVPKPGHLAYADSMETFWDWLANITEVQEPLARTKRRPIVKTGKFKKMFGWGDFHSNIKTVKLNLLITGKIVDHGNGTFSVYFRHNSTGLGNVSVSLVPPSKVVEFEVSPQSTLETKESKSFNCRIEYEKTDRAKKTALCNFDPSKICYQEQTQSHVSWLCSKPFKVICIYIAFYSVDYKLVQKVCPDYNYHSETPYLSSG; translated from the coding sequence CTATTTTGTGACAGTAAAAGAGTGGTGCATGCCACAGAGGGGCTGGATTGGGAAGACAAAGATGCTCCGGGGACCTTGGTCGGAAACGTGGTGCACTCGAGGATCATCAATCCTCTGCGCCTGTTTGTTAAGCAGTCTCCAGTCCCAAAGCCCGGACACTTGGCATATGCGGACAGCATGgaaaccttttgggattggctggCCAACATCACGGAGGTTCAGGAGCCATTGGCAAGAACTAAACGGAGGCCAAtagtaaaaactggaaaatttaagaaaatgtttggaTGGGGTGACTTCCATTCTAACATCAAAACTGTTAAACTCAACCTCCTCATCACGGGGAAAATTGTTGACCATGGAAATGGAACCTTCAGTGTTTATTTCCGACACAATTCAACAGGCCTGGGCAATGTTTCAGTGAGTTTGGTACCCCCCTCCAAAGTGGTGGAATTTGAAGTGTCCCCGCAGTCTACCTTGGAGACCAAGGAATCCAAATCTTTCAACTGTCGCATTGAGTATGAAAAAACAGATCGGGCGAAGAAGACCGCCCTGTGCAACTTTGACCCATCAAAGATCTGCTACCAGGAGCAGACTCAGAGCCACGTGTCTTGGTTGTGCTCCAAACCCTTCAAGGTCATTTGCATTTACATTGCCTTTTACAGTGTTGATTATAAACTTGTGCAAAAGGTCTGTCCTGACTACAATTACCATAGTGAGACTCCATACTTATCTTCTGGCTGA